ATCTTTTTGCCGCTTTCAAAAGTCCGAGGTTTCCTTCGTTAACCAGTTCCAAAAACGAAAGTCCGCCTGTTATTTTGTGTTTTCTCGCTTCTTTGGCGACGAAACGAAGGTTTGCGGTGACTAGCTTCTCTTCCGCTCCGGGGACTTTGTTGATTACGTCGTCTATAAGTATTTCTTCTTCTTCTTCACTCAACAATTTGAACTTGCTTACGTCCCTGAAATATAATTGCTCTGCTTTTGATTGCTCTCTTTGTTTTTTCATAATAGTGTTTTTTATTTATTTAAAGGGTTCGCGAGCGCAAAACCTGCAAGGCTTCACGCTCGCGTATTAAAAAATTAAACCTGCCGCTGACTTTTCTGATTACTCGGGTTTGTCACAACGACAATTCCGTCATCCGAAACAAAATATTTCTTTTTGTCATCTTCCAAGTCGAAGCCGATTTTTGTGTTCGGCGGAATACAAACGTCTTTGTCAATAATCGCTCTTTTTATATGACAGTTTTCGCCTACGTCAACGTTCGGGTGCAGTATGGAATCTTCGACTTTTGCAAAGCTGTGAACGCGCACGCTTCGCGATAAAACCGAGTTAATCACTTCGCCGCCCGAAATTATACAACCGCTCGAAACAATCGAGTCAATTGCTGTTCCGACTCTTTTGTCTTTTCCTGAAGTATCGCTACCGAATACAAATTTTGCAGGCGCGGCTTTTTCGCTTCCTGTTCTGATAGGCCACGATTCGTTATACAAATTGATTTCGGGGATAACGTCTTTCAATGTCATATTTGCACGATAATACGCTTCCAGTGTTCCTACGTCTTCCCAATACATACATTGCTCGGGCGATTCTCCGGGGATTACGTTTTTGTGGAAATCGTAAACATAAACAGGGTATTCGTTGTAAATAGACGGAATAATGTTTTTGCCGAAATCGTGCGAAGAGTTTTCGTCAGCCGCGTCTTCCTCTAATTTTCTTGTTAAAAATCCTGTGTTAAAAATGTAATTACCCATTGAGCAAAGAGCCATTTTGGGATTACCCGGCATTGGTTTGGGATTATCGGGTTTTTCTTCAAATCCTATCATTCTTCCGTTAGGGTCAACCTGAATTACGCCGAATTGACTTGCTTCGCTTATCGGCTTGGGAATTGCCGCGACAGTCGCAACCGCTCCGTTGTCTCTGTGGAACGCAAGCATTCTCGAAATATCCATTTTGTAAATATGATCTGCGCCGAAAACCGCGACAAAATCGGGTTTTTCGTCATAAATCAAGTTCATATTCTGATAAATCGCGTCTGCAGTTCCCTGATACCAATTCTTTCCCGTTCTCATCTGCGCGGGAACAGGGTCGATATAATGACCAAGAATGTTTGACAAACGCCAACCGTTAGTCAAATGTTTAATAAGCGAATCGGCTTTAAATTGGGTGAGTACTTTAATTTTGAATATACCCGAATTCACGAAATTGTTCAAAACAAAGTCGATAATTCGATATTTCCCGCCAAAAATCACCGCCGGTTTGGCTCTGTCGCGAGTAAGCGGATAAAGCCGAGAACCCTCGCCGCCCGCCATAATCATAGCCAATACGTTCGCATAACCAGACGCTTTTCTGTAAGTTTCCATAAAGCGCACCCTCCCTTTGTATAAGTTTAAGTTTTGTTTATTTTTCAATTCTTCCCGAATATTCGCCGTTTGTTGTGTTTACGATAACAGTTTCGTCCGCTTCAATGAACATAGGAACTTGGATTACCAAGCCCGTCTCAAGTGTTGCAGGTTTTGTAACACTTCCCGAAATGGTTGCACCTTTAATTCCCGGTTCGGTTTCCGTAATTTTTAATTGAACGGTTGTGGGTGGTTGAACACCGATTGGTTTGTTGTCGTAAAGCATAATCTGACAAGTGTTGTTTGGAAGCAAATATCCCATTGCGTCGCCGGCTTCATCTTCCTTAAGTGTAATTTGCTCGAAATTTTCGCTGTCCATAAACACATAGCCGTCGCCGTCTTCGTAAAGATACTCAAACTGCTTTGTTTCGACAAAAGCGGTATCAACTTTTTCGTCCGTTCTGAAACGGTGTTCGACTTTTCGTCCGTTAATAATATTTTTTAGCATTGCAGAAATGTTGTTTGAACCGCGTCCTGTTTTTGTGTGTGAGAAATCAATAACTCTACACGGTTGCCCTTCGTAAAGAAGAACCATTCCTCTTGAAATATCTCCTGCTTTAATTGTAGCCATTTTTTGCACTCCTTAAAATTTTATAAATTACTCATTTTCTTCAATCGGTTCCACCAAAAATACATCATTGTTTCTATCAGATGCAGTGTTTTCTTGATTTTGCACCGAATTTGCGTTATTTTGTCCGCTTACCGCCGGAATGGGGAGCGTCCAAAGGGTCGGACTAATCGGATTTCTGCTCCACATATCCAAGACTTCGGTTGCGGCAATTCGCAGATTTTCGTCTTGATGATGCACAAAATCCCTTATTCGCGGCTCAACCGTGCGGTCGTTAATTTTGCCGAGCGACGAAATTACCTCTATTTTTTCGCGGTTGTCGATAGTAAATTCCAAAATATCCAAAAGGACGGGAATTTCGTATCTTGCTCTTAATTCGCCGAGCATTGTAATCGCTCTCAGCCGAATATCGCCGCGCCCGCGTTCGTTTCGCGCAATTTGAGCTATGATTTCTTCGCCCGGTCTGCCGTATCTGCGCACTTCGTCCAAAATTCTGCGCACCTCAAACGGGTCAAAGCGTGTCGCCGAATATGCTTGTGTGTAGGCTACGAGACGCGAGAAAATTTCCGTAAAATGCGGCGGAAGCGTATCGCGCATAGCCTCGTGCATTGCCCAAGAAATCAGCAGAGAATCTACTGAATTAAACGCTTTTTCGTTTCGTTCGCGCAATGCTTCGTTTTCAATTTTCAGCGTATCAATTTGAGAAGAAAGTTCGTTTATGCGCGTTTCGTGAATTGCCAAAACGTCTTCCATTGCTCTCAACGCAAATCTTCCGTCTCTAAATTTTCTGCGTCCGCCCCAAGCTATCGAAGTCCCCACGACAATTCCCGGTTTTATCCAGTCTTGGCGCGATTTCGGAGTAAGTGTTATACCTAAATCTTTTCTGTCCGAAAAGAATATGCCTTCCAAATCAAGCAGTGAAAAATAAAATTCGGCGTTGTTGTTTTCTCCAAATCTTATGGTTGTCGTCAGCGCCAGATAAAAGTTTTTTTGTTGCGTGAAACCTTCGAGCGTAAAAATGAAATCGCTGCCAATTCCCTGTTCCATAGCGATAAATCCGTTGAATTTATCTCTTCTGCTGTCGGGAATTGTCATTACTCCGCCGTGGAAACGAGTGTTAAAAGCGTTAGCGCTTTTTCCGACAACCAAGAAATATTCTCCCGTAAAATCTTTGTCGCCCGTTTCAAGTCGGCTTCTTGCACGCGCTTCGTTGTTAAAAATATTGCGGACGCCTATAGCAAGCGACGGCGCGCCGTTCATACCGTATTCGTTGAGCAGTCGTCCCTTAAAGCCTAAATTAATTCCGCCCGTATATCCTAAATTTACCTCGACCCATTCGCTTGCGCCCATAGTAAGTCCGCCGATAGAATAGCCCGTAAGTCCTCTGCCGAATTCCGTGTTAAGAAAAATGTTGTAATTTGCCACAAACTGCCCTGCGCCTATAATGTCTGCGCTCGGCGTAAATCTCGTAGTTGCCCAGCGTGTTTTCGCAGGGACGCTTGATACAATCATTATTAAAAGCAAAATTACGATTTTTCTCATTTTACACCTCAATCTTCTTCGTTGTTTCTCTGTTCGTCGTGTTTGGGTCTCAATAGCGGGAATAACACCACGTCGCGTAAGTTTTGCGTGTTTGTCAAGAGCGCGACTATTCTGTCTATCCCCATACCCCAACCCGAAATTGGCGGAAGTCCGTATTCTATGCACTGTAAAAAGTCGTAGTCCACAGCCATTGCGTCTAAGTCGCCGTCTGCTCTTGCTTGCGCTTGTTGCTCAAAACGCTCTTCTTGGTCAACGGGGTCAACCAGTTCGCTGTATGCGTTTATCACTTCCCAGCCGTTTACGACCAACTGAAAGCGGTCGGTTTCAAGCGGATTATCGTCGTTTTTGCGAGCGAGCGGTGAAAGGTCTATCGGGTGCTTTATTACGAAAGTCGGATTTACGAGTTGCGGACGGCTCACCTTTTTATAAAG
This is a stretch of genomic DNA from Chitinivibrionia bacterium. It encodes these proteins:
- the efp gene encoding elongation factor P, translated to MATIKAGDISRGMVLLYEGQPCRVIDFSHTKTGRGSNNISAMLKNIINGRKVEHRFRTDEKVDTAFVETKQFEYLYEDGDGYVFMDSENFEQITLKEDEAGDAMGYLLPNNTCQIMLYDNKPIGVQPPTTVQLKITETEPGIKGATISGSVTKPATLETGLVIQVPMFIEADETVIVNTTNGEYSGRIEK
- the glgC gene encoding glucose-1-phosphate adenylyltransferase, producing the protein METYRKASGYANVLAMIMAGGEGSRLYPLTRDRAKPAVIFGGKYRIIDFVLNNFVNSGIFKIKVLTQFKADSLIKHLTNGWRLSNILGHYIDPVPAQMRTGKNWYQGTADAIYQNMNLIYDEKPDFVAVFGADHIYKMDISRMLAFHRDNGAVATVAAIPKPISEASQFGVIQVDPNGRMIGFEEKPDNPKPMPGNPKMALCSMGNYIFNTGFLTRKLEEDAADENSSHDFGKNIIPSIYNEYPVYVYDFHKNVIPGESPEQCMYWEDVGTLEAYYRANMTLKDVIPEINLYNESWPIRTGSEKAAPAKFVFGSDTSGKDKRVGTAIDSIVSSGCIISGGEVINSVLSRSVRVHSFAKVEDSILHPNVDVGENCHIKRAIIDKDVCIPPNTKIGFDLEDDKKKYFVSDDGIVVVTNPSNQKSQRQV